The Paenibacillus sophorae genome has a segment encoding these proteins:
- a CDS encoding sensor histidine kinase, which translates to MEYIKIFFVNTALLITLAYLANLLFKHTISRVPERTKQVIWIIMAIFAGWLSSFFGYRLDEQVIFDLRYVPLIISAIAYPQPLLLILIGVGTGVMRFTFGINMAAAAGMLNLSILGFICAAISPWIRRSSMSMTTKGLIIILVVNFFNAVNIILFGVIPLYEYISKIMPITFPAGMALSVLFALIARDFHLEHERMRQIEQANALLSEQTEELYKNRIVLEERAKQLMLASQYKSEFLANMSHELRTPLNGILNLSELIAESDDSTDREEIQTYGSLIHRSGEELLLLINDVLDLSKVEAGKLEIVHEEVNISELPMLLYQQFDVIAKQRGLDFTVKLEEGLPETLVSDPQRMQQILRNLLSNAFKFTHKGGVSLTVRQEKRRQGALETSWIEWAVSDSGIGIPKDKQLTIFEAFQQADGTISRQYGGTGLGLSISRDLARLLGGVITLQSQEGQGSTFSLYLPATLEDKA; encoded by the coding sequence ATGGAGTATATAAAAATATTTTTCGTTAATACGGCGCTGCTGATAACTTTGGCTTATCTGGCCAATCTGCTGTTCAAGCACACCATTTCCCGTGTTCCTGAACGGACCAAGCAGGTAATCTGGATTATAATGGCTATCTTTGCAGGCTGGCTCAGCTCTTTCTTCGGTTACAGGCTGGATGAGCAGGTTATTTTCGATTTGCGCTATGTTCCGCTAATTATCTCCGCTATAGCTTACCCGCAGCCTTTACTTCTGATTTTGATCGGGGTGGGGACTGGCGTAATGCGTTTTACCTTCGGAATTAATATGGCTGCGGCTGCAGGAATGCTCAATCTCTCGATTCTGGGTTTCATTTGCGCTGCCATTTCCCCCTGGATTCGCCGTTCGTCCATGTCCATGACTACCAAGGGCCTGATTATTATTCTGGTAGTCAACTTCTTCAATGCGGTCAACATCATTCTATTCGGAGTCATCCCCTTATATGAATATATTTCAAAGATTATGCCGATCACTTTCCCGGCGGGTATGGCACTTAGTGTTCTGTTTGCGCTGATTGCCCGTGATTTTCATCTGGAGCATGAGCGAATGCGGCAGATCGAACAGGCCAATGCGCTGCTCTCCGAACAAACGGAGGAACTTTACAAGAATAGAATCGTTCTGGAAGAACGGGCGAAGCAGCTGATGCTGGCATCCCAGTATAAATCGGAATTTTTGGCCAATATGTCGCATGAGCTGCGCACTCCCTTAAATGGCATTCTCAATCTGTCCGAGCTTATTGCTGAGAGCGACGATTCGACCGATAGAGAGGAGATTCAGACTTACGGAAGCCTTATTCACCGCTCCGGCGAGGAACTGCTACTGCTGATCAATGATGTCCTGGATTTGTCCAAAGTGGAAGCCGGCAAGCTGGAAATCGTTCATGAAGAAGTCAATATCAGCGAGCTTCCCATGCTGCTCTACCAGCAGTTCGATGTGATCGCCAAGCAGAGAGGATTGGATTTTACCGTTAAGCTGGAAGAAGGCCTGCCGGAGACGCTGGTCTCCGATCCGCAGCGGATGCAGCAAATTCTGCGCAATCTTCTCTCGAATGCGTTCAAGTTCACCCATAAGGGCGGCGTTTCGCTGACGGTCCGGCAGGAGAAGCGGCGGCAGGGGGCGCTTGAAACATCATGGATCGAGTGGGCGGTGTCGGACAGCGGCATCGGCATCCCGAAAGACAAACAGCTAACGATTTTCGAGGCGTTTCAGCAGGCGGACGGGACGATCAGCAGGCAGTACGGAGGAACCGGACTGGGCTTGTCCATCAGCCGGGATCTGGCCCGGCTTCTCGGCGGGGTTATTACGCTGCAGAGCCAGGAGGGACAGGGCAGCACGTTCTCTCTGTACCTCCCGGCAACCCTAGAAGACAAGGCATAA
- a CDS encoding MFS transporter, giving the protein MQIMRNRPEAYSRKRGRKFSTSRRNLHMATWEGVPATIFQVLLQGPFLTGFLLYLGASSGQIGFVIALTTLVNVAQVGVAFLIQRLPSRKWALVTFVGLHRLLWSSTGLVPFLFPRPLWVTAFITLYALAFTANTAGAVLWSSVISDLVPPRVRGRYFGIRNTLLNALGSLVLYGGGVVLDHYPGGQGFLILYIVVWIFSTANIVVFFFYPDVPFEKSDERKFVPMFKKPLHDGLFMKSTLFLSLWLLLQNVTVPLYSYVMLQLLHINYQTLSLLNVFQTLFMMASFYFWGNLNAKYSNKLLLFWTLPIIAVSSLLWGLLSVFPALLVLVAVHIVFGVGVGGFNQLAFNFIIGDTPKKERPMYMAMYAALTGLASFFGPLVGGKVYEWIEEWPHWVQVYGMQLIIGGLMIVLIMLLGRRILKDV; this is encoded by the coding sequence ATGCAGATCATGAGAAACCGCCCCGAAGCCTATTCCCGGAAAAGAGGCCGCAAATTTTCGACATCCCGCAGGAACCTGCATATGGCCACATGGGAAGGCGTGCCTGCGACTATTTTTCAGGTGCTGCTTCAGGGGCCGTTTCTGACCGGATTTCTGCTGTATCTGGGCGCCTCTTCCGGACAAATCGGTTTTGTGATAGCGCTTACCACGCTGGTGAATGTCGCGCAGGTCGGGGTGGCTTTTCTGATTCAGAGGCTGCCGAGCCGCAAGTGGGCACTGGTTACCTTTGTCGGTCTTCACCGGCTGCTGTGGTCATCCACCGGACTTGTCCCGTTTCTTTTTCCCCGTCCACTTTGGGTGACCGCTTTCATTACGCTGTACGCTCTTGCCTTTACAGCGAATACCGCCGGAGCAGTGCTGTGGAGTTCGGTAATCAGCGATCTGGTTCCGCCGCGCGTGCGGGGGCGCTACTTTGGTATCCGCAACACGCTGCTGAACGCTTTGGGAAGCCTTGTCCTGTATGGGGGCGGCGTTGTTCTGGACCACTACCCGGGCGGGCAGGGATTTCTGATCTTGTATATTGTGGTATGGATATTTTCCACGGCCAATATTGTCGTATTTTTCTTCTATCCCGATGTGCCTTTTGAGAAATCAGACGAAAGAAAGTTTGTGCCGATGTTTAAGAAACCCCTTCACGATGGACTGTTTATGAAATCGACGTTGTTTCTTTCGCTCTGGCTGCTGCTGCAAAATGTGACCGTACCGCTGTATTCCTATGTCATGCTGCAGCTGCTGCACATCAATTACCAAACGCTGTCGCTTCTTAACGTGTTCCAGACCTTGTTCATGATGGCGAGCTTCTATTTCTGGGGCAATCTGAACGCGAAGTACAGCAACAAGCTCCTTCTCTTCTGGACACTGCCCATCATCGCGGTCTCATCGCTGCTGTGGGGGCTGCTGTCTGTTTTTCCGGCGCTTCTGGTGCTGGTGGCCGTGCATATTGTGTTCGGAGTGGGAGTAGGCGGATTTAACCAGCTGGCGTTCAATTTCATCATTGGGGATACGCCGAAAAAAGAGCGCCCGATGTATATGGCGATGTATGCGGCGCTTACGGGACTCGCGTCGTTCTTCGGTCCGCTGGTCGGCGGTAAAGTATACGAGTGGATCGAAGAGTGGCCGCACTGGGTTCAGGTATACGGGATGCAGCTTATCATTGGAGGGCTGATGATCGTTCTGATCATGCTGCTGGGGCGCCGTATATTGAAGGATGTCTAG
- a CDS encoding NAD(P)H-binding protein translates to MDKKAVVLGATGLVGKAVTEELLRGAWKEVRALVRRPLDIRHERLKQHVIDWKQLERYGGLFEGTDAVFCCLGTTIKQAGSQKNFERVDLEYPVQAAELAREAGVSQFLAVSSMGANPHSRNFYSRTKGRMEEGLSRAGFPGLHLFRPSLLLGEREEYRRGERIAAMLMTKLEFLLAGKAAKYRAIKGEAVARAMVHIAAADPKGMHIYPNDVIQVLGRDFAADSEQVRGDTECLQ, encoded by the coding sequence ATGGACAAAAAGGCAGTGGTGCTTGGCGCCACCGGGCTTGTGGGAAAGGCGGTGACGGAGGAGCTTTTGCGCGGAGCTTGGAAAGAAGTGAGGGCGCTTGTGCGCAGACCGCTTGATATCCGTCATGAAAGGCTGAAGCAGCATGTGATCGATTGGAAGCAGCTGGAGCGGTACGGCGGGTTGTTTGAAGGAACGGACGCCGTGTTCTGCTGCCTCGGGACGACAATTAAACAGGCCGGATCACAGAAGAATTTCGAGCGTGTCGATCTGGAATATCCTGTGCAGGCCGCGGAGCTTGCCCGGGAAGCCGGAGTAAGTCAATTCTTAGCGGTATCCTCCATGGGGGCCAATCCGCATTCGCGCAATTTTTACAGCCGGACCAAAGGCCGGATGGAAGAGGGCTTAAGCCGCGCGGGCTTTCCGGGGCTGCATCTGTTCCGCCCGTCTCTCCTGCTGGGAGAGAGGGAGGAGTACAGGCGGGGAGAGCGCATTGCAGCGATGCTCATGACGAAGCTGGAATTCTTGCTTGCCGGCAAAGCCGCAAAATACCGCGCCATCAAGGGAGAGGCCGTTGCGCGGGCCATGGTCCATATTGCGGCGGCTGATCCGAAGGGGATGCATATCTACCCGAATGACGTCATCCAAGTGCTTGGAAGGGACTTTGCTGCGGATTCCGAACAGGTCCGGGGCGATACGGAATGTTTGCAATAA
- a CDS encoding RidA family protein: protein MSKKQVATSKAPGAIGPYSQAITAGNWVYTSGQLGLDPVTGELAGDVQAQARQSLANVQAILEEAGASLDLVVKTTVFLKDMNDFAAVNEVYSSFFKEPYPARSAVEVARLPKDGLVEIEVVARRK, encoded by the coding sequence ATGAGCAAAAAGCAGGTAGCTACGTCTAAAGCGCCGGGGGCCATCGGTCCGTACAGCCAGGCCATTACCGCCGGAAATTGGGTATACACCTCCGGCCAACTGGGACTGGACCCGGTTACGGGCGAACTGGCGGGAGATGTACAGGCCCAGGCGCGCCAGTCGCTGGCGAACGTACAGGCCATTCTGGAAGAGGCGGGAGCTTCCCTGGACCTCGTTGTGAAGACGACGGTATTCTTGAAGGATATGAATGATTTTGCGGCTGTGAACGAGGTGTACAGCTCTTTCTTTAAGGAGCCGTATCCGGCGCGCAGCGCGGTTGAGGTCGCCCGTCTGCCCAAAGACGGACTCGTGGAGATTGAAGTGGTGGCGCGCAGAAAATAA
- a CDS encoding TetR/AcrR family transcriptional regulator, giving the protein MANRLILEKGYSAFSYADVAAEIGIQKASIHYHFPSKANLVQNVVGRYRQEVRANLSKLDSLTNDPREKLEQYLSYWEASLRSKATDICLCAQLASEIPILPEEVTREIRGHFRDITDWLARLLRDAAAENRFAGGEAPIEETAHSILACVHGGLLASRAFNDARQFSMVKNRLVPLITPETAIAK; this is encoded by the coding sequence GTGGCAAACCGCCTGATATTGGAGAAAGGTTACAGTGCTTTCAGCTATGCGGATGTAGCTGCTGAGATCGGTATCCAGAAGGCGAGCATTCACTACCACTTCCCCTCCAAAGCCAATCTGGTGCAAAATGTGGTGGGCAGATACCGGCAGGAAGTTCGGGCAAATCTGTCGAAGCTCGATTCTCTGACCAATGATCCGCGGGAGAAGCTTGAACAGTACTTGTCTTATTGGGAGGCGTCTTTGCGGAGCAAGGCTACAGATATTTGCCTTTGTGCGCAGCTTGCCTCCGAGATTCCGATTCTGCCCGAAGAGGTTACCCGCGAGATTCGGGGTCATTTCCGGGATATAACGGATTGGCTGGCACGGCTGCTGCGAGATGCGGCTGCGGAGAACCGGTTTGCCGGCGGGGAAGCTCCCATTGAGGAAACCGCTCATTCCATTCTGGCTTGTGTGCACGGTGGGCTGCTGGCTTCAAGGGCATTTAACGATGCACGGCAGTTCAGTATGGTGAAGAATCGCCTGGTGCCATTGATTACACCGGAGACAGCGATAGCGAAATAA
- a CDS encoding alpha/beta hydrolase has protein sequence MKKPTIVFIHGAFVTPASFEPLMGYFKARGFEVLAPAWPFHGQSVAELRNHPEAGLGKLGLDDLTNYFAGIIKALPEKPIIIGHSFGGLLTQLMMDRGLGLAGIAINSGGAKGVVSAAYPTTARSIFGILSKPWRKTFMMSLKEFQYAFVNTLGKAEQERAYREHVVPETTRIFFQGAAAPFASNSPFKVNFNNGSRGPLLMIAGEVDRIVPASLVRKNYSLYNQKSGAVTDYKEFPGRSHWIIAQPGWEEVADFIDHWLKEQLPAEVG, from the coding sequence ATGAAAAAACCGACGATCGTATTTATTCACGGAGCCTTTGTCACACCGGCAAGCTTTGAACCGTTAATGGGGTATTTCAAAGCCAGAGGCTTTGAGGTATTGGCGCCGGCCTGGCCTTTCCACGGTCAATCTGTGGCTGAACTGCGAAACCATCCCGAAGCCGGTCTCGGCAAGCTGGGTCTGGATGACCTGACGAATTACTTTGCCGGCATCATCAAGGCGCTGCCGGAGAAGCCGATTATTATCGGTCATTCCTTCGGCGGACTGCTGACGCAGCTGATGATGGACCGCGGGCTGGGGCTGGCGGGAATCGCCATTAATTCCGGGGGCGCCAAAGGAGTGGTCTCGGCAGCTTATCCGACCACGGCGCGTTCCATCTTCGGCATTCTGTCCAAGCCTTGGCGTAAGACCTTCATGATGTCTCTCAAGGAGTTTCAGTACGCCTTTGTCAATACGCTGGGCAAAGCCGAGCAGGAGCGGGCTTACCGGGAGCATGTGGTGCCGGAGACGACGCGAATCTTTTTTCAGGGAGCAGCCGCCCCGTTCGCTTCGAACAGCCCGTTCAAAGTGAACTTTAACAATGGCAGCCGCGGACCGCTGCTGATGATTGCCGGAGAAGTTGACCGGATCGTTCCCGCCAGCTTGGTTCGTAAGAATTACAGTCTCTACAATCAGAAGTCCGGAGCCGTAACGGATTACAAGGAATTCCCCGGCCGCAGCCACTGGATTATCGCACAGCCGGGCTGGGAAGAGGTGGCGGACTTCATCGACCATTGGCTGAAGGAACAACTGCCTGCTGAGGTCGGATGA
- a CDS encoding DEAD/DEAH box helicase — protein MTKHLYAMWLGDVLFCFSGETSEPKVDAWTRVVKRLELDGHRPFAGAALRLAEVKYPVARNEGRAARRPLAGRMLEGLALSPKDAFELLLSWDEALCERQGIEPGGEMGYWAAAARFALELIATGGIAPGAVSPRPAGSRRRGGELAAETCWVPVCREPGQREAFLRFSASMPVLALGSSALQGGEPASREEAGAAVLYSFLQAVINAEVKGVVAGMEQELLPFKANYRRGRSPLTELWWNSLLTGSRDIPVQGTPAEVTELLAEVNAAADSDIPHFGAAEEQSGQLGLGLRLEPPGEDGEIWRLSFWAEGREESGFWLPAASVWSSGEREFMLWGKRYKGIQEQLLAALGRAAELSPDISRALEFPAPTGVDLEPERLYYFLKETVQELTNRGITVQLPSRWSKEGRRRIGMRLKMQLPEMPSDTQPLALGMETLVSFRIEASLGDSSVSAEELGALLAAGVPFIKFRGEWIEVDPKEIRQVLRYMKRHENGEMSASDWMRLEAEAGEERLWKGMPVTGMETVGLLASLMRGDAVRSLPARPVPPELQGTLRPYQERGYQWLSAMSELGFGVCLADDMGLGKTVQVIACLLGRETAAGGEAAAGRNPVLILCPTSLLGNWQRELLRFSPSLSVYIHHGSRRLRGEAFREQAVGHDIVLTTYHLAGRDSEDLASVPWSTVVLDEAQYIKNYRTKQAQSVMRLAAPHRIAMTGTPVENRLGELWSIFHFLNPGYLGTYHSFRERYGSGEGAERLRELHRLVSPFLLRRLKSDPDISKDLPEKLELKNYCTLTEHQALLYQSVVNDMLDTLGGSSGMARRGLVLSSLTKLKQICDHPQLFRKEEGRQGRNEQSGKMEAMFEVLDSIAELGESALIFTQYVSMGELLVNRLAKRYGKMPLFLHGGVSKRDRDEMVRSFQEGEGTAFFVLSLKAGGVGLNLTRANHVVHYDRWWNPAVENQATDRAFRIGQHKNVQVHKLICQGTLEERIDELIERKKNLSEQVVGSGENWLTEMSDHELKELIELQNQDWM, from the coding sequence ATGACTAAGCATCTGTATGCAATGTGGTTAGGGGATGTTTTATTTTGCTTCTCCGGTGAGACTTCGGAACCCAAAGTAGATGCATGGACTCGCGTGGTCAAGCGGCTGGAGCTTGACGGGCATCGTCCTTTCGCGGGCGCGGCGCTTCGTTTGGCGGAAGTAAAATATCCCGTGGCCAGAAATGAAGGCAGGGCGGCGCGGCGTCCGCTTGCCGGGAGAATGCTTGAGGGACTTGCCCTTTCTCCGAAGGATGCGTTTGAGCTGCTGCTGTCCTGGGACGAAGCGCTCTGCGAACGGCAGGGCATTGAGCCCGGGGGAGAGATGGGCTACTGGGCGGCTGCGGCCCGCTTTGCGCTTGAGCTGATCGCCACGGGAGGAATCGCTCCGGGCGCCGTGTCTCCGCGGCCGGCCGGCTCGCGGCGGCGCGGCGGAGAACTGGCGGCGGAGACCTGCTGGGTTCCCGTCTGCAGGGAGCCCGGTCAGCGGGAAGCTTTCCTGCGGTTCTCCGCCTCGATGCCGGTGCTGGCGCTTGGTTCATCGGCCTTGCAGGGAGGTGAACCGGCTTCCCGGGAGGAAGCCGGAGCAGCCGTGCTGTACTCCTTCCTTCAGGCTGTGATCAACGCGGAGGTCAAAGGGGTTGTGGCCGGAATGGAGCAGGAGCTCCTCCCGTTCAAGGCCAACTACCGCCGGGGGCGGTCGCCTTTGACCGAGCTGTGGTGGAACAGCCTGCTTACGGGCAGCCGCGACATCCCCGTTCAAGGTACGCCCGCCGAGGTAACGGAGCTGCTGGCGGAGGTGAACGCGGCGGCGGACAGCGATATTCCGCACTTCGGAGCAGCGGAGGAGCAGAGCGGACAGCTTGGCCTTGGACTTAGGCTGGAGCCGCCGGGAGAAGACGGTGAGATCTGGCGGTTGTCCTTTTGGGCAGAGGGACGGGAAGAGAGCGGATTCTGGCTTCCCGCAGCCTCTGTCTGGAGCAGCGGTGAACGAGAATTTATGCTTTGGGGCAAACGCTATAAGGGAATTCAGGAACAGCTGCTGGCGGCGCTGGGGCGGGCGGCGGAATTGTCGCCGGATATTTCGCGGGCGCTCGAATTCCCCGCTCCGACCGGCGTGGATCTTGAGCCGGAACGGCTGTATTATTTCCTGAAGGAGACCGTGCAGGAGCTGACCAATCGGGGAATTACCGTCCAGCTTCCGTCGCGCTGGAGCAAAGAGGGGCGCCGCCGCATCGGCATGAGACTGAAAATGCAGCTGCCGGAGATGCCAAGCGATACCCAACCGCTTGCGCTCGGCATGGAGACGCTGGTTTCCTTCAGGATCGAGGCGTCGCTTGGCGACAGTTCCGTCAGCGCGGAGGAACTGGGAGCGCTGCTGGCTGCCGGAGTGCCGTTCATTAAGTTCCGCGGAGAATGGATTGAAGTGGACCCGAAGGAAATCCGCCAGGTGCTCCGGTACATGAAACGCCATGAGAACGGAGAAATGTCCGCATCCGACTGGATGCGTCTTGAAGCGGAAGCAGGGGAAGAGCGGCTGTGGAAGGGAATGCCCGTTACGGGCATGGAAACCGTTGGTCTGCTCGCCTCGCTGATGCGCGGAGACGCCGTGCGGAGTCTGCCCGCGCGTCCGGTCCCTCCGGAGCTGCAGGGGACGCTGCGTCCATATCAGGAGCGCGGCTATCAATGGCTGAGCGCTATGAGCGAGTTGGGCTTTGGCGTCTGTCTCGCTGACGACATGGGTCTCGGGAAGACGGTTCAGGTGATTGCCTGTCTGCTGGGCCGTGAGACGGCAGCCGGCGGAGAAGCCGCAGCCGGCCGGAATCCGGTGCTTATTTTGTGTCCGACCTCGCTGCTTGGCAACTGGCAGCGGGAGCTGCTGCGCTTCTCGCCTTCGCTCAGCGTCTATATTCATCATGGAAGCCGCAGATTGCGGGGTGAAGCCTTCCGGGAACAGGCCGTAGGGCATGATATCGTGCTTACCACTTACCATTTGGCCGGCAGGGACAGCGAGGACCTTGCCTCGGTGCCATGGTCAACCGTTGTGCTAGACGAGGCCCAATACATCAAAAATTACCGAACCAAGCAGGCGCAGAGCGTCATGCGGCTCGCCGCTCCCCATCGGATCGCTATGACCGGGACGCCGGTGGAGAACAGGCTCGGAGAGCTTTGGTCAATTTTTCATTTTCTGAACCCGGGCTATCTCGGCACCTATCACTCCTTCCGCGAGCGTTACGGGAGCGGCGAAGGGGCGGAGCGGCTGCGGGAGCTGCACCGGCTTGTATCGCCTTTTCTGCTGCGGAGATTGAAGAGCGACCCCGATATTTCCAAGGATCTTCCGGAGAAGCTCGAGCTGAAGAACTACTGCACGCTGACGGAGCACCAGGCGCTGCTGTATCAGAGCGTTGTGAACGATATGCTGGATACTCTCGGAGGAAGCTCCGGCATGGCGCGGCGGGGGCTGGTTCTGTCTTCGCTGACGAAGCTGAAGCAAATCTGCGATCATCCGCAGCTCTTCCGCAAGGAGGAAGGCCGTCAGGGCCGAAACGAGCAGTCCGGTAAAATGGAGGCTATGTTCGAGGTGCTGGACAGCATCGCGGAGCTTGGGGAGTCGGCGCTCATTTTTACCCAGTATGTGTCGATGGGCGAGCTGCTGGTGAACAGACTGGCCAAGCGCTACGGTAAAATGCCGCTGTTTCTGCACGGTGGCGTTTCAAAAAGGGATCGCGACGAGATGGTCCGCTCTTTTCAGGAAGGGGAGGGAACGGCGTTCTTCGTCCTCTCGCTAAAAGCGGGCGGAGTGGGGCTGAACCTGACAAGGGCCAATCATGTCGTGCATTACGATCGCTGGTGGAACCCCGCAGTGGAGAATCAGGCGACGGACCGCGCTTTCCGGATTGGGCAGCATAAGAATGTTCAGGTCCACAAGCTGATCTGCCAAGGGACACTGGAGGAGCGGATCGACGAACTCATCGAACGGAAAAAGAATCTGTCCGAGCAGGTCGTCGGTTCCGGAGAGAACTGGCTCACCGAAATGTCCGATCACGAGTTGAAGGAACTGATTGAGCTGCAAAACCAGGATTGGATGTAG
- a CDS encoding GTP pyrophosphokinase: protein MPALYRLALNELENKIETLKTEWEMRDGYSPIEHIKRRIKEPKSILQKLERKGHAFSFENIEKHIHDIAGMRIVCAFVKDIYRLADHLSSREDIRVLEIKDYIAHPKPNGYQSLHVIVAVPLILLEGTRWVKAEIQLRTLAMDFWASMEHILYYKFDQQLPPHVAEELKSAARAADELDKKMLRLRREILELSEGIENTKEQK from the coding sequence ATGCCCGCCCTTTACCGCCTTGCCCTGAATGAGCTGGAGAATAAAATTGAAACACTGAAGACCGAATGGGAAATGCGGGACGGTTACAGTCCGATCGAACATATCAAGCGCCGGATCAAGGAGCCGAAGAGCATCCTGCAAAAGTTGGAACGCAAAGGCCACGCCTTCAGCTTCGAAAATATTGAAAAACATATTCACGATATCGCCGGTATGCGGATTGTATGCGCCTTTGTCAAAGATATATACCGGCTGGCCGATCATTTGAGCAGCCGGGAGGATATTCGTGTGCTTGAAATCAAGGATTACATCGCCCATCCGAAGCCGAACGGGTATCAGAGCCTGCATGTGATTGTCGCCGTGCCGCTCATTCTCTTGGAAGGAACCCGCTGGGTAAAAGCCGAGATCCAGCTGCGCACGCTGGCTATGGATTTCTGGGCAAGCATGGAGCATATTCTCTACTACAAATTCGACCAGCAGCTTCCTCCCCATGTTGCGGAAGAGCTGAAGAGCGCCGCACGCGCCGCCGACGAGCTGGACAAGAAAATGCTGCGTCTGCGCAGGGAGATCCTAGAGCTGTCGGAAGGCATTGAGAATACTAAAGAGCAGAAATAA
- a CDS encoding zinc ribbon domain-containing protein → MNLLQRIKDGANRVSEKAQNSVEIGKLNSGISDIEREMEMEFMKMGKLFYEGYRSRDLTLAEGKMIEHSRSCLKLQDKIDALRSRIAELKNERLCKCGYIVGLDANFCPHCGHKLERTAKTSAQAFHEEPEAALPDKPEAAPEQRPEEPYGYMYMESEEEELPLPLEEYAGNVQNPKSESRIADELERERERQLELDRRIRDWHSKEQEEAEGDTGPREMVKCQICRADLPKGSMWCPRCGSEQI, encoded by the coding sequence ATGAATCTGTTGCAGCGCATTAAAGACGGAGCCAACCGGGTTAGCGAAAAAGCGCAGAACTCTGTGGAGATCGGCAAGCTGAACAGCGGGATTTCCGATATTGAACGTGAAATGGAAATGGAATTTATGAAGATGGGCAAGCTCTTTTATGAAGGCTACCGCTCCAGGGATTTAACGCTGGCCGAAGGCAAGATGATTGAGCACTCCCGTTCCTGCCTTAAGCTTCAGGATAAAATCGACGCTCTGCGCTCACGCATCGCCGAACTTAAAAATGAACGGCTCTGCAAATGCGGATATATTGTAGGGCTGGACGCCAACTTCTGCCCGCACTGCGGACACAAGCTGGAACGGACTGCGAAGACTTCGGCCCAGGCTTTCCACGAGGAACCGGAAGCGGCCCTGCCGGATAAACCGGAGGCGGCCCCGGAACAGAGACCGGAGGAGCCTTATGGCTATATGTATATGGAGAGCGAAGAGGAGGAGCTGCCTCTTCCGCTGGAGGAATACGCCGGGAACGTGCAGAACCCGAAGAGTGAAAGCCGAATTGCCGATGAACTGGAGCGGGAGCGGGAAAGGCAGCTTGAGCTCGACCGGCGCATCCGGGATTGGCACTCGAAGGAGCAAGAAGAGGCGGAAGGGGATACCGGTCCGCGAGAGATGGTAAAATGCCAGATTTGCCGGGCGGATCTGCCCAAAGGCTCCATGTGGTGTCCGCGCTGCGGATCAGAACAGATTTAA
- a CDS encoding TrmB family transcriptional regulator, with translation MEQLLLHLRSLGFTEMESKIMVELAAIGQSSGYEVAKRLGVSRSNVYAALQRLTQQGYVRCGDGEPARYSALDPDELAKMISGRVQASLAFVENEMPRGGSVSTTFYNVEGERNVMDALIRQLNAAEHEIIVDVWREEASLLRSELEQAERRGVRLLWAFDGGNAASTYLPWPPLEERESEGRKFSFVVDRRWCMLGMRGGEGDGTVQAVVTEHRVLVELLLGHFTQEMVLFELEQDMGPELERRYGHRYGSIYRKYIGSDGEDEEDLMEIQTPGNTRDDS, from the coding sequence ATGGAACAATTGCTGCTGCATCTGCGCAGTCTGGGCTTTACGGAAATGGAGTCCAAAATCATGGTGGAGCTGGCGGCGATCGGACAATCTTCCGGATACGAGGTGGCGAAGCGGCTTGGCGTCTCCAGGTCGAATGTGTATGCCGCGCTCCAGCGCCTGACCCAGCAGGGCTATGTGCGCTGCGGCGACGGGGAGCCCGCGCGGTACAGCGCTCTGGATCCGGATGAGCTGGCAAAGATGATTTCCGGTCGGGTTCAGGCTTCGCTGGCCTTCGTCGAGAACGAAATGCCGCGCGGAGGCTCGGTCAGCACCACCTTTTATAATGTGGAAGGCGAACGCAATGTGATGGATGCGCTGATCCGTCAGCTGAATGCGGCGGAACATGAGATCATCGTCGATGTGTGGCGGGAGGAAGCCTCGCTGCTGCGCAGCGAGCTGGAACAGGCCGAGCGCCGCGGCGTGCGGCTGCTCTGGGCGTTCGATGGCGGCAATGCCGCCAGTACTTACCTTCCGTGGCCGCCTCTTGAGGAGCGAGAATCCGAGGGGCGGAAATTCTCCTTTGTGGTCGACCGCCGGTGGTGTATGCTCGGCATGCGCGGCGGCGAAGGAGATGGAACGGTCCAGGCCGTCGTTACGGAGCACCGGGTGCTGGTGGAGCTTCTGCTGGGCCATTTTACTCAGGAAATGGTACTGTTTGAGCTGGAACAGGATATGGGACCCGAATTGGAACGGCGCTACGGCCACCGCTACGGGAGCATATACCGCAAATACATCGGAAGTGACGGAGAAGACGAAGAGGACCTTATGGAGATCCAAACTCCGGGGAACACTCGGGACGACAGCTAG